In one window of Janthinobacterium sp. 1_2014MBL_MicDiv DNA:
- a CDS encoding acyl-CoA dehydrogenase family protein — protein MILNEEQSMIQEALRSFSRERLAPNAARWDKEHHFPKEELQELAALGAFGVAVPEALGGAGLDYVSLALVLEEIAAGDGGTSTIISVNNCPVCSIAMMYANDAQQEQWLRPLAQGTMLGAFCLTEPHTGSDASALRTTATRDGDEYVLNGTKQFITSGKYADVAIVMAVTDKAAGKRGISAFWVPTNTPGYIVAGLEQKMGQHSSDTAQILFDNCRIPAENLIGEEGQGYKIALSGLEGGRIGIASQAVGMARAAYEAALSYARERESFGKPIYEHQAVQFRLADMATQIEAARQLIRHAAAMKDAGLPCLKEAAMAKLFASEMAEKVCSDAIQVHGGYGYVSDFPVERIYRDVRVCQIYEGTSDIQKILIARAL, from the coding sequence ATGATACTCAATGAAGAACAATCGATGATCCAGGAAGCGCTGCGCAGTTTTTCGCGCGAGCGCCTGGCGCCCAACGCGGCCCGCTGGGACAAGGAACATCATTTCCCGAAAGAAGAACTGCAGGAACTGGCCGCGCTGGGCGCCTTTGGCGTGGCCGTGCCGGAAGCGCTCGGTGGCGCCGGCCTCGACTACGTGTCGCTGGCCCTGGTGCTGGAAGAAATCGCCGCCGGCGATGGCGGCACGTCGACGATCATCTCCGTCAACAATTGCCCCGTCTGCAGCATCGCCATGATGTACGCCAACGATGCGCAACAGGAACAATGGCTGCGCCCGCTGGCGCAAGGCACCATGCTCGGGGCGTTTTGCCTGACGGAACCGCACACGGGCAGCGACGCCTCGGCCCTGCGCACGACGGCCACGCGCGACGGCGATGAATACGTGCTCAACGGCACGAAACAGTTCATTACCAGCGGAAAATATGCGGACGTGGCCATCGTCATGGCCGTCACCGACAAGGCGGCCGGCAAGCGCGGCATCAGCGCCTTCTGGGTGCCGACGAACACGCCGGGCTACATCGTGGCGGGGCTGGAACAGAAGATGGGCCAGCATTCGTCGGACACGGCGCAAATCCTGTTCGACAACTGCCGCATCCCGGCGGAAAACCTGATCGGCGAAGAAGGACAAGGCTACAAGATCGCCCTGTCCGGCCTCGAAGGCGGACGCATCGGCATCGCCTCGCAAGCCGTGGGCATGGCGCGCGCCGCGTACGAAGCGGCGCTAAGCTATGCGCGCGAACGGGAAAGTTTCGGCAAACCCATCTATGAACACCAGGCCGTGCAATTCCGCCTGGCCGACATGGCCACGCAGATCGAAGCGGCGCGGCAACTCATACGCCACGCGGCGGCCATGAAGGATGCGGGCTTGCCGTGCCTGAAGGAAGCGGCCATGGCCAAGCTGTTTGCCTCGGAAATGGCGGAAAAAGTGTGTTCGGACGCCATCCAGGTGCACGGCGGCTACGGTTATGTGTCCGACTTCCCCGTCGAGCGCATCTACCGCGACGTGCGTGTGTGCCAGATTTACGAGGGCACCAGCGATATCCAGAAGATACTCATCGCCAGAGCTTTATAA
- a CDS encoding SDR family oxidoreductase, translated as MPTALIIGASRGIGHEMVRQYRHDGWRVIATARKPDDCAALRQLGAEAHQLDVTDVEGCAGLGWKLDDEKLDVAILNAGVYGPRHDGFPAQEDFDTVMHTNVLAAMRLLPILAPLVANAKGKLAVLSSHMGSLSERGNPSGSLYRASKAALNSVLIDTALVHGPQGVSCVAFHPGWVRTDMGGAGADLSPEESAAGIRATLASLPATDKAVFRNYDGKPIAW; from the coding sequence ATGCCTACCGCATTGATCATCGGCGCCTCGCGCGGCATCGGCCACGAAATGGTCCGTCAATACCGTCACGATGGCTGGCGTGTCATCGCCACGGCCCGCAAACCGGACGATTGCGCAGCCCTCCGGCAACTGGGCGCCGAAGCGCACCAGCTCGACGTGACGGATGTGGAAGGCTGTGCCGGCCTGGGCTGGAAACTCGACGATGAAAAGCTCGACGTGGCCATCCTCAATGCGGGCGTGTATGGCCCGCGCCACGACGGTTTTCCCGCGCAGGAAGATTTCGATACGGTCATGCACACGAACGTGCTGGCCGCCATGCGGCTGCTGCCCATCCTGGCGCCGCTGGTGGCCAATGCCAAAGGCAAGCTGGCCGTGCTGTCCTCGCACATGGGTTCCCTGAGCGAACGCGGCAATCCCAGCGGTTCGCTGTACCGCGCCAGCAAGGCGGCCCTCAATTCCGTGCTGATCGACACGGCCCTCGTGCATGGCCCGCAAGGCGTCAGCTGCGTGGCCTTCCATCCGGGCTGGGTACGCACGGACATGGGCGGCGCCGGCGCCGACCTTTCGCCGGAAGAAAGCGCTGCCGGCATCCGCGCCACCCTGGCCAGCCTGCCGGCCACGGACAAGGCCGTGTTCCGCAATTACGATGGCAAGCCCATAGCCTGGTAA
- a CDS encoding acetyl-CoA C-acyltransferase codes for MNDPVVIVGAARTPMGAFQGDFANVTASDLGAVAIRAAVERAGIAPDAVEHVYFGNCLMAGQGQAPARQALRKAGLPDSTGAVTLSKMCGSAMQTTMFAHDTLLAGSADVVVAGGMESMTNAPYLVPKARGGYRIGHGMIYDHMMMDGLEDAYSRDEKGNARSMGTFAEECASQYSFTREAQDAFAIESVKRAQAATKDGSFAWEIVPVTVSGRGGDTVVSIDEGPQKARLEKIPTLKAAFKKDGTITAASSSSINDGAAALVLMRESTAKKLGCTIIAKIHGHATHAQAPNEFTTAPIGAVKKLYAKTGWSSSNVDLFEINEAFAAVPMAAMHDLDIPHSKINIHGGACALGHPIGASGARIIVTLLGALKKTGGKRGVAALCIGGGEATAMAIELV; via the coding sequence ATGAATGACCCAGTCGTAATCGTCGGTGCCGCGCGCACTCCCATGGGCGCCTTCCAGGGCGACTTTGCCAACGTTACCGCCAGCGACCTGGGCGCCGTCGCCATCCGCGCCGCCGTCGAGCGCGCCGGCATCGCGCCGGACGCCGTCGAACACGTGTATTTCGGCAATTGCCTGATGGCCGGCCAGGGCCAGGCGCCCGCGCGCCAGGCCTTGCGCAAGGCCGGCTTGCCGGACTCCACCGGCGCCGTGACCCTGTCCAAGATGTGCGGCTCGGCCATGCAGACGACCATGTTCGCGCACGACACCTTGCTCGCCGGCAGCGCCGACGTGGTGGTGGCGGGCGGCATGGAATCGATGACCAACGCCCCCTACCTGGTGCCGAAGGCGCGCGGCGGCTACCGCATCGGCCACGGCATGATCTACGACCACATGATGATGGATGGCCTGGAAGACGCCTACAGTCGCGATGAAAAGGGCAATGCCCGCTCGATGGGCACGTTTGCAGAGGAGTGCGCCAGCCAATACAGCTTCACGCGCGAAGCGCAGGACGCGTTTGCCATCGAATCCGTGAAACGCGCGCAGGCGGCCACCAAGGATGGCAGCTTCGCATGGGAAATCGTGCCCGTCACCGTCTCCGGCCGCGGCGGCGACACCGTCGTCAGCATCGATGAAGGCCCGCAAAAGGCGCGCCTGGAAAAAATCCCGACCTTGAAGGCCGCCTTCAAGAAAGACGGCACCATCACGGCCGCCTCGTCCTCGTCGATCAACGACGGCGCCGCGGCCCTGGTGCTGATGCGCGAATCGACGGCGAAAAAACTCGGCTGCACCATCATCGCCAAGATCCACGGCCACGCCACGCATGCGCAAGCGCCCAACGAGTTCACCACCGCCCCCATCGGCGCCGTGAAAAAACTGTATGCAAAAACGGGCTGGAGCAGCAGCAATGTCGATCTGTTCGAGATCAATGAAGCATTCGCCGCCGTGCCGATGGCAGCCATGCACGACCTCGACATTCCACACAGCAAGATCAACATCCACGGCGGCGCCTGCGCCCTGGGCCACCCGATCGGCGCCTCGGGCGCGCGCATCATCGTCACCCTGCTGGGCGCCTTGAAAAAAACTGGCGGCAAGCGCGGCGTGGCCGCCCTGTGCATCGGCGGCGGCGAAGCGACGGCGATGGCGATCGAACTGGTATAA
- the aceK gene encoding bifunctional isocitrate dehydrogenase kinase/phosphatase, with product MTQIAFPKLLSSQIAFDIARTIRDGFDKHYRLFRETSQHAKQYFEQGAWAAAQQAARERIGFYDKRVQECVQMLEDEYEESELSDEVWRELKLHYIGMLSDHKQPELAETFFNSVCCNILHRTYFHNDYIFVRPVVSTEYIETEELVPTYRVYYPSKDGLRYTLKRMVTNFQLNCEFANLDRDVTQVEARLHQLFGGDKLEPNHQIQVLTSLFYRNKGAYLVGKGINGNREYPFVVPILHNRHAKLVLDTVLFEHQQIAVLFSFTRAYFLADMEVPSAYVQFLRSLLPRKPRSEIYTILGLQKQGKTLFYRDYLQHLKHSSDHFEIAPGIRGMVMLVFALPSFPYVFKVIKDFFPPPKETTRAQVKEKYLLVKHHDRVGRMADTLEYSNVAFPRARFAEELLAELKHFAPSLVEEDREQIIIRHLYIERRMVPLNMWLSNAEKDGRADLVEHGIVEYGNAIKELVAANIFPGDMLYKNFGVTGHQRVVFYDYDEIEYITDCQFRVIPEARTEEEEMSAEPWYPIGKNDVFPEQFGRFLLGNPRIRSYFMQHHAELLTAAYWQARKQRILDGHIEDVFPYPQHIRFCYQSQHPGPAPAAPAPPFNHLTMEIHHE from the coding sequence ATGACGCAAATAGCCTTCCCCAAACTGCTGTCTTCGCAGATTGCATTCGATATCGCGCGCACCATCCGCGACGGCTTCGACAAGCATTACCGCCTGTTCCGTGAAACGAGCCAGCACGCCAAGCAATATTTCGAGCAAGGCGCCTGGGCCGCGGCACAGCAGGCGGCCCGCGAACGCATCGGCTTTTACGACAAGCGCGTGCAGGAATGCGTGCAGATGCTCGAAGATGAGTACGAAGAGTCGGAGTTGAGCGACGAAGTATGGCGCGAGCTCAAGCTGCACTACATCGGCATGCTGAGCGACCACAAGCAGCCGGAACTGGCGGAAACCTTCTTCAATTCCGTCTGCTGCAACATCCTGCACCGCACATATTTTCACAATGACTACATTTTCGTGCGTCCCGTCGTTTCCACGGAATACATCGAAACGGAAGAGCTGGTCCCCACTTACCGCGTGTATTACCCAAGCAAGGATGGCTTGCGCTACACCCTGAAGCGCATGGTGACGAATTTCCAGCTGAACTGCGAGTTTGCCAACCTCGACCGCGACGTGACCCAGGTGGAAGCGCGATTGCACCAGCTGTTCGGCGGCGACAAGCTCGAACCGAACCACCAGATCCAGGTCCTGACCAGTCTGTTCTATCGCAACAAGGGTGCCTATCTGGTCGGCAAAGGCATCAACGGCAACCGCGAATACCCTTTCGTCGTGCCCATCCTGCACAACCGGCACGCCAAGCTGGTCCTCGATACGGTGCTGTTCGAGCACCAGCAGATCGCCGTGCTGTTCTCGTTTACGCGCGCCTATTTCCTGGCCGATATGGAAGTGCCGTCAGCCTATGTGCAATTCCTGCGTAGTTTGCTGCCGCGCAAGCCGCGCAGCGAAATTTATACGATACTGGGCTTGCAAAAGCAGGGCAAGACGCTGTTTTACCGCGACTACCTGCAGCATTTGAAGCACAGCTCGGACCACTTCGAGATCGCCCCCGGCATCCGCGGCATGGTGATGCTGGTGTTTGCGCTGCCGTCGTTTCCTTACGTGTTCAAGGTGATCAAGGATTTCTTTCCGCCACCGAAGGAAACCACGCGCGCGCAGGTCAAGGAAAAGTACCTGCTGGTCAAGCACCACGATAGGGTGGGCCGCATGGCCGACACGCTCGAGTATTCGAACGTGGCGTTTCCGCGCGCGCGCTTTGCCGAGGAACTGCTGGCTGAACTCAAGCATTTTGCACCGTCGCTGGTCGAGGAAGACCGCGAGCAGATCATCATTCGCCACCTGTACATCGAGCGGCGCATGGTGCCGCTGAACATGTGGCTCAGCAATGCCGAAAAGGACGGCCGCGCCGACCTCGTCGAGCATGGCATCGTCGAGTACGGCAACGCCATCAAGGAATTGGTGGCGGCGAATATTTTCCCTGGCGACATGCTGTACAAGAACTTTGGCGTGACAGGTCATCAGCGTGTCGTTTTTTACGATTACGATGAGATCGAGTACATCACCGATTGCCAGTTCCGCGTCATTCCCGAGGCGCGCACGGAGGAAGAAGAAATGTCGGCCGAACCGTGGTATCCCATCGGCAAGAACGATGTGTTTCCCGAGCAATTCGGTCGCTTCCTGCTGGGCAATCCGCGCATCCGCAGCTACTTCATGCAGCACCATGCCGAGCTGCTGACGGCCGCCTACTGGCAGGCGCGCAAGCAGCGCATCCTCGATGGCCATATCGAGGACGTCTTTCCCTATCCGCAGCACATCCGTTTTTGTTACCAATCGCAGCACCCAGGCCCGGCGCCAGCAGCGCCAGCACCGCCTTTCAATCACTTAACAATGGAGATCCACCATGAATGA
- a CDS encoding isovaleryl-CoA dehydrogenase, whose protein sequence is MLHLPGLTFDHGDDIAALRVAIQQFAAAEIAPRAAEIDRTDQFPMDLWRKMGDMGLLGITVSEEYGGAGMGYLAHIIAMEEISRASASVGLSYGAHSNLCVNQIKRNGTAEQKAKYLPKLITGEHIGALAMSEPNAGSDVVSMKLRADFKGDRWVLNGTKMWITNGPDADVLVVYAKNDLEAGPRGMTAFLIEKNFKGFSIAQKLDKLGMRGSHTGELVFQDCEVPAENVLGGLGKGVNVLMSGLDFERTVLSGGPLGIMQACMDLVVPYVHDRKQFGQPIGEFQLMQGKLADMYSTMMACKAYVYAVGQACDRATTPEAVRQLRKDAAGAILYSAEKATWMAGEAIQALGGNGYINEYPAGRLWRDAKLYEIGAGTSEIRRMLIGRELFAETK, encoded by the coding sequence ATGCTCCATCTCCCAGGCTTGACCTTTGACCACGGCGACGACATCGCCGCGCTAAGAGTAGCGATCCAACAATTTGCCGCCGCCGAAATCGCGCCGCGCGCGGCTGAAATCGACCGCACGGACCAGTTCCCGATGGACCTGTGGCGCAAGATGGGCGACATGGGCTTGCTCGGCATTACCGTCAGCGAAGAATACGGCGGCGCCGGCATGGGCTACCTGGCGCACATCATCGCCATGGAAGAAATCTCGCGCGCCTCGGCCTCCGTCGGCCTGTCGTACGGCGCCCACTCGAACCTGTGCGTAAACCAGATCAAGCGCAACGGCACGGCCGAGCAAAAAGCCAAGTACTTGCCGAAACTCATCACCGGCGAGCACATCGGTGCGCTGGCCATGTCGGAACCGAACGCCGGTTCGGACGTCGTCAGCATGAAGCTGCGCGCCGACTTCAAGGGCGACCGCTGGGTCTTGAACGGCACCAAGATGTGGATCACCAACGGCCCCGACGCGGACGTGCTGGTGGTGTACGCGAAGAACGACCTGGAAGCGGGTCCGCGCGGCATGACGGCGTTCCTGATTGAAAAGAATTTCAAGGGTTTCTCCATCGCGCAAAAGCTCGACAAGCTGGGCATGCGCGGTTCACACACGGGCGAACTGGTGTTCCAGGATTGCGAAGTGCCGGCCGAAAACGTGCTGGGTGGCCTGGGCAAGGGCGTCAACGTGCTGATGTCGGGCCTCGATTTCGAGCGCACCGTGCTGTCCGGCGGCCCGCTGGGCATCATGCAGGCGTGCATGGACCTGGTCGTGCCCTACGTGCATGACCGCAAGCAATTCGGCCAGCCCATCGGCGAATTCCAATTGATGCAGGGCAAACTGGCCGACATGTATTCGACCATGATGGCGTGCAAGGCTTATGTCTACGCCGTGGGCCAGGCCTGCGACCGCGCCACCACGCCGGAAGCCGTGCGCCAGCTGCGCAAGGATGCGGCCGGCGCGATTCTGTATAGTGCGGAGAAGGCGACCTGGATGGCCGGCGAGGCGATCCAGGCCCTGGGCGGCAACGGCTACATCAATGAGTATCCGGCCGGCCGCCTGTGGCGCGACGCCAAGCTGTACGAAATCGGCGCCGGCACCAGCGAAATCCGCCGCATGCTGATCGGCCGCGAACTGTTTGCGGAAACCAAGTAA
- a CDS encoding MerR family transcriptional regulator — MQPSPPAPTTTYTITELAREFDITARAIRFYEDQGLLSPKREGAGGRSRVYTPRDRTRLKLTLRGKRLGLALSEIKSLVDMYESPKDTRAQMDRFLGVLAQHRQTLEQQRIDIEMALAEISSHEEACARMLADLNDGKVATL; from the coding sequence ATGCAACCATCACCGCCCGCACCAACGACGACCTACACCATTACCGAACTGGCGCGGGAGTTCGACATCACGGCGCGCGCCATCCGTTTCTATGAAGACCAGGGCTTGCTCAGCCCGAAGCGCGAAGGCGCGGGCGGGCGCAGCCGCGTCTACACGCCGCGCGACCGCACGCGACTGAAACTGACCCTGCGCGGCAAGCGCCTGGGCCTGGCACTGTCGGAAATCAAGAGCCTGGTCGACATGTATGAGTCGCCGAAGGACACGCGCGCGCAGATGGACCGCTTCCTCGGCGTGCTGGCGCAGCATCGCCAGACCCTGGAGCAGCAGCGCATCGACATCGAAATGGCGCTGGCGGAAATCAGTTCGCACGAGGAAGCCTGTGCGCGCATGCTGGCGGACTTGAACGATGGCAAGGTGGCCACGCTGTAA
- a CDS encoding UbiX family flavin prenyltransferase yields the protein MPDSQQQRPRRIVIAITGATGAVYGLRLLQLLGAIPGVETHLVLSDAAVLTLHQETGVGRKDIEAQAHVVHKLRDIGASIASGSFQSDGMVIAPCSMKTLAAVAHGLSDNLITRAADVVLKERRRLILMVRETPFNLAHLRNMTAVTEMGGIIFPPLPSFYHHPHSIAQMVDHTVARVIDLLGIEHGLAPRWNGLKAPDQSATD from the coding sequence ATGCCTGATAGCCAGCAGCAGCGGCCGCGGCGTATCGTCATTGCCATCACGGGCGCCACGGGCGCCGTGTATGGCTTGCGGCTGTTGCAATTGCTCGGCGCCATCCCCGGCGTCGAGACGCACCTGGTGTTGTCGGATGCGGCCGTATTGACCCTGCACCAGGAAACGGGCGTGGGGCGCAAGGACATCGAAGCGCAGGCGCACGTGGTGCACAAGCTGCGCGACATCGGCGCCTCGATCGCCAGCGGTTCGTTCCAGTCCGATGGTATGGTCATCGCACCGTGCTCGATGAAGACCCTGGCGGCCGTGGCCCATGGCTTGTCGGATAATCTGATCACGCGAGCCGCCGATGTGGTGCTCAAGGAGCGCCGGCGCCTGATCCTGATGGTGCGCGAAACGCCGTTCAACCTGGCGCACCTGCGCAATATGACGGCCGTGACGGAAATGGGCGGCATCATCTTCCCCCCATTGCCCAGCTTTTATCACCACCCGCACAGCATTGCGCAAATGGTCGACCATACGGTGGCGCGCGTCATCGACCTGCTCGGCATCGAGCACGGCCTGGCGCCACGGTGGAACGGCCTGAAAGCCCCTGACCAGTCAGCGACAGACTGA
- the grxD gene encoding Grx4 family monothiol glutaredoxin → MSDVQTWIKETVTNTPVVLFMKGTAQFPQCGFSGRAIQILKACGVENIATVNVLDDPEVRQGIKDYSNWPTIPQLYVKGEFIGGSDIMNEMFESGELKSLLDA, encoded by the coding sequence ATGAGCGACGTACAAACCTGGATCAAAGAAACCGTGACGAACACGCCGGTCGTGCTGTTCATGAAGGGCACGGCCCAGTTCCCGCAGTGCGGCTTTTCCGGCCGCGCCATCCAGATCCTGAAAGCGTGCGGCGTGGAAAACATCGCCACCGTCAACGTGCTGGACGACCCGGAAGTACGCCAGGGCATCAAGGATTACTCGAACTGGCCGACCATTCCGCAGCTGTATGTCAAAGGCGAGTTCATCGGTGGTTCCGATATCATGAATGAAATGTTTGAATCGGGCGAACTGAAGTCCCTGCTCGATGCCTGA
- a CDS encoding GNAT family N-acetyltransferase, whose product MAAGHDLVILAVDAASLDARLLLDELSAALLRINGDSGRSSFDIEAATPRGGFYLARDATGELLGCAALRPLGEPDSAIGELKRMYARPGAAGVGAALLAHVEAQARRHGYARLHLSTRVANARAVAFYAKHGYAPVAAWGKYVGAAQSTCLGKPV is encoded by the coding sequence ATGGCCGCCGGGCATGACCTTGTCATCCTGGCGGTGGATGCCGCCAGCCTGGATGCCCGGCTGCTGCTCGATGAATTATCGGCAGCATTGCTGCGCATCAATGGCGACAGCGGCCGTTCCTCGTTCGATATCGAAGCGGCAACGCCGCGCGGCGGCTTTTATCTGGCCCGCGATGCGACCGGAGAATTGCTGGGCTGCGCCGCCCTGCGGCCGCTGGGCGAGCCAGACAGCGCCATAGGCGAACTCAAGCGCATGTATGCGCGCCCGGGCGCCGCTGGCGTGGGCGCGGCCCTGCTGGCCCATGTGGAAGCGCAGGCGCGCCGGCACGGCTATGCGCGGCTGCACCTGTCTACCCGCGTGGCCAATGCCCGCGCCGTGGCGTTTTATGCGAAACACGGTTATGCGCCTGTCGCTGCCTGGGGCAAATACGTGGGCGCGGCGCAATCGACGTGCCTGGGCAAGCCCGTATAG
- a CDS encoding Tex family protein, translating to MLPTIEQRLALELAAKPVQVAAAIELLDEGATVPFIARYRKEATGGLDDIQLRLLEERLRYLRELEERRAAIVASITEQNKMTPALLDAVMHAEDKTRLEDLYLPYKQKRRTKAQIAIEAGLMPLADGLLDNPELTPEMEAGKFLRDAFTSADGNNPGVADTKAALDGARQILMERFAEDATLLQTLREYVQEHGIVESKVVEGKQDEGEKFADYFDYSETIATVPSHRALALLRGRREGILDVTLRLDTEAEKPKWDAPHNPCEGRIAARFGIKQLGRPADKWLADTARWTWRVKSFMHLETELMGALRERSELDAINVFATNLKALLLAAPAGQRATMGLDPGLRTGVKVAVVDATGKVVDTAVIYPHQPKNDWDGSLHTLGRLAAKHNVSLISIGNGTASRETDKLAQDLIKQHPEAKMTKIVVSEAGASVYSASEFASKELPDMDVSLRGAVSIARRLQDPLAELVKIDPKSIGVGQYQHDVSQSQLARSLDAVVEDCVNAVGVDVNTASAPLLARVSGLSASVAQSIVTYRDMKGAFTSRAALKAVPRLGDKTYEQAAGFLRVMGGENPLDASAVHPESYPLVEKILADIKKDIKAVIGETALLKTLSPAKYADDTFGVPTISDILKELEKPGRDPRPEFTTATFKEGVEEIRDLRPDMILEGVVTNVAAFGAFVDIGVHQDGLVHISALSNTFVKDPHTVVKAGQVVRVKVLEVDEKRKRIALTMRLTDSAPQAGSKPEQRGDRNDRRSMAQHQSQSRNAPEPAGSMAAAFAKLRG from the coding sequence ATGCTGCCCACTATCGAACAACGCCTTGCCCTTGAACTTGCCGCCAAACCGGTGCAGGTTGCCGCCGCCATCGAACTGCTCGACGAAGGCGCCACCGTGCCCTTCATCGCCCGTTACCGCAAGGAAGCGACCGGCGGCCTCGACGATATCCAGCTGCGCCTGCTCGAAGAGCGCTTGCGCTACCTGCGCGAGCTGGAAGAGCGGCGCGCCGCCATCGTCGCCTCGATCACGGAACAGAACAAGATGACGCCCGCGCTGCTCGACGCCGTCATGCACGCGGAAGACAAGACGCGCCTGGAAGATTTGTACCTGCCGTACAAGCAGAAGCGCCGCACGAAGGCGCAGATCGCCATCGAAGCGGGCCTGATGCCGCTGGCCGACGGCTTGCTGGACAATCCGGAACTGACGCCGGAAATGGAAGCGGGCAAGTTCCTGCGCGATGCGTTTACTAGTGCCGACGGCAACAACCCCGGCGTGGCCGACACCAAGGCGGCCCTCGACGGCGCGCGCCAGATCCTGATGGAGCGTTTCGCCGAAGACGCGACCCTGCTGCAAACCTTGCGCGAATACGTGCAGGAACATGGCATCGTCGAATCGAAAGTGGTGGAAGGCAAGCAGGACGAAGGCGAAAAATTCGCCGATTACTTCGATTACTCGGAAACCATTGCCACAGTCCCTTCGCACCGCGCGCTGGCGCTGCTGCGCGGCCGCCGCGAAGGCATCCTCGACGTCACCCTGCGCCTGGACACGGAAGCGGAAAAACCGAAATGGGATGCGCCGCATAATCCATGCGAAGGCCGCATCGCCGCCCGCTTCGGCATCAAGCAATTGGGACGCCCGGCCGACAAATGGCTGGCCGACACGGCGCGCTGGACCTGGCGCGTGAAAAGCTTCATGCACCTGGAAACGGAATTGATGGGCGCGCTGCGCGAACGCTCGGAACTGGACGCCATCAACGTCTTTGCCACCAATTTGAAAGCGCTGCTGCTGGCCGCGCCGGCCGGCCAGCGCGCCACCATGGGCCTCGATCCTGGCCTGCGCACGGGCGTCAAGGTGGCCGTGGTCGACGCCACCGGCAAGGTCGTCGACACGGCCGTGATCTACCCGCACCAGCCGAAGAACGACTGGGATGGCTCGCTGCACACCCTGGGCCGTCTGGCCGCCAAGCACAATGTATCGCTCATTTCCATCGGCAACGGTACCGCCTCGCGCGAAACGGACAAGCTGGCGCAGGACTTGATCAAGCAGCACCCGGAAGCGAAGATGACGAAGATCGTCGTCTCGGAAGCGGGCGCGTCGGTGTACTCGGCGTCCGAATTCGCCTCGAAGGAATTGCCGGACATGGATGTGTCCTTGCGCGGCGCCGTGTCGATCGCGCGCCGCCTGCAAGACCCGCTGGCCGAGCTGGTCAAGATCGACCCGAAATCGATCGGCGTCGGCCAATACCAGCATGACGTGAGTCAAAGCCAGCTGGCCCGTTCGCTCGATGCCGTGGTGGAAGATTGCGTAAACGCCGTGGGCGTGGACGTGAATACGGCCTCGGCGCCGCTGCTGGCGCGCGTCTCCGGCCTGTCGGCCAGCGTGGCGCAAAGCATCGTCACCTACCGCGACATGAAGGGCGCGTTCACTTCGCGCGCGGCCTTGAAGGCCGTGCCGCGCCTGGGCGACAAGACGTACGAGCAGGCGGCCGGCTTCCTGCGCGTGATGGGCGGCGAAAACCCGCTCGACGCGTCCGCCGTCCACCCGGAATCGTACCCGCTGGTGGAAAAAATCCTGGCCGACATCAAGAAGGACATCAAGGCCGTCATCGGCGAAACGGCGCTGCTGAAAACCTTGAGCCCGGCAAAATACGCGGATGACACCTTCGGCGTGCCGACCATCTCCGATATCCTGAAAGAGCTGGAAAAGCCGGGCCGCGACCCGCGTCCGGAATTCACGACGGCCACCTTCAAGGAAGGCGTGGAAGAGATCCGCGACCTGCGTCCCGACATGATCCTCGAGGGCGTGGTCACCAACGTGGCCGCCTTTGGCGCCTTCGTCGACATCGGCGTGCACCAGGATGGCCTCGTGCACATCTCGGCCCTGTCGAACACCTTCGTGAAAGACCCGCACACGGTGGTGAAGGCGGGCCAGGTCGTGCGCGTGAAGGTGCTGGAAGTCGATGAAAAGCGCAAGCGCATCGCCCTGACCATGCGCCTGACGGACAGCGCGCCGCAGGCCGGCAGCAAGCCCGAGCAGCGTGGCGACCGCAACGACCGCCGCAGCATGGCGCAGCACCAGTCGCAGTCGCGCAACGCACCCGAGCCGGCCGGCAGCATGGCCGCCGCGTTCGCCAAGCTGCGCGGTTAA